One Phycisphaera mikurensis NBRC 102666 DNA window includes the following coding sequences:
- the hisB gene encoding imidazoleglycerol-phosphate dehydratase HisB produces MNPRHAEVVRRTQETDIRVAVDLSAGARTDPAEIRTGVGFFDHMLHHVGRHGRFRLAAACTGDTHIDDHHSVEDVGIALGQALAEALGDKRGIERYGSADVPMDESLARVALDLSGRAALVFRVPWTSYGVDHPAIAGERIGVFDVQLVEEFFVAVSQNARMNLHVECPWGTNNHHLAEAVFKAFGRALKAAVAVTSDEIMSTKGSI; encoded by the coding sequence ATGAACCCGCGACACGCCGAGGTGGTCCGCCGGACCCAAGAGACCGACATCCGCGTGGCCGTCGACCTGTCGGCGGGCGCCCGCACCGACCCCGCCGAGATCCGCACCGGCGTCGGCTTCTTCGACCACATGCTGCACCACGTCGGCCGCCACGGCCGCTTCCGCCTCGCCGCGGCCTGCACCGGCGACACCCACATCGACGACCACCACAGCGTCGAGGACGTCGGCATCGCCCTGGGGCAGGCCCTGGCCGAGGCCCTCGGCGACAAGCGCGGCATCGAGCGCTACGGCAGCGCCGACGTGCCGATGGACGAGTCCCTCGCCCGGGTGGCCCTCGACCTCTCCGGCCGGGCGGCGCTGGTCTTCCGCGTGCCCTGGACCTCCTACGGCGTCGACCACCCCGCCATCGCCGGCGAGCGGATCGGCGTCTTCGACGTCCAGCTCGTCGAGGAGTTCTTCGTCGCCGTCAGCCAGAACGCGCGCATGAACCTGCACGTCGAGTGCCCCTGGGGCACCAACAACCACCACCTCGCCGAGGCCGTCTTCAAAGCCTTCGGCCGCGCGCTCAAGGCCGCGGTGGCGGTGACGAGCGACGAGATCATGAGCACGAAGGGGTCGATCTGA
- a CDS encoding DegT/DnrJ/EryC1/StrS family aminotransferase produces the protein MPNHIPLSQPDLGDAEISAVVDVLRSGRLSIGPQQEAFEHAVARRSGRMHGVAVNSGTAGLHLALLALGIGPGDEVITTPFSFVASANVILMVGATPVFVDVCPRSLNLEPAGVEAAVTERTRAILAVEVFGNTTHMAALEAVARKHEIPLVEDCCEALGGRDATGRDAGGFGRVGVYGFYPNKQVTTGEGGMIVTDDDQLADLCRSLRNQGRAVNAHSGLAGRIGSWLTHERLGFNCRLSEIAAALGVVQMQRLDEMLEKRRRVAGWYTQHLMDAPELVLPQPEPGSEGQHSWFVYVVRLSSGFGPAERDAVIDGLRKHDIGASNYFPCIHLQPFYREVLGDLSGRFPVAERASGKTIALPFFPDLDETRVELVCRRLRDLIAAEGLRRA, from the coding sequence TTGCCCAACCACATCCCCCTCTCCCAGCCCGACCTCGGCGACGCCGAGATCTCCGCCGTGGTCGACGTGCTGCGGAGCGGCCGGCTCTCGATCGGCCCGCAGCAAGAAGCCTTCGAGCACGCGGTCGCCCGGCGCAGCGGCCGCATGCACGGCGTCGCCGTCAACTCCGGCACCGCCGGGCTGCACCTCGCGCTGCTGGCCCTGGGCATCGGTCCCGGCGACGAGGTCATCACCACGCCCTTCTCGTTCGTTGCCTCGGCCAACGTGATCCTGATGGTCGGCGCGACGCCGGTCTTCGTCGACGTCTGCCCGCGCTCGCTGAACCTCGAGCCCGCCGGCGTCGAGGCGGCGGTGACCGAGAGGACCCGGGCCATCCTCGCGGTCGAGGTCTTCGGCAACACCACGCACATGGCCGCGCTCGAGGCCGTCGCCCGGAAGCACGAGATCCCGCTGGTGGAGGACTGCTGCGAGGCGTTGGGCGGCCGCGACGCCACCGGCCGCGACGCCGGCGGGTTCGGCCGCGTCGGCGTCTACGGCTTCTACCCCAACAAGCAGGTGACCACCGGCGAGGGCGGGATGATCGTCACCGACGACGACCAGCTCGCCGACCTCTGCCGCAGCCTGCGCAACCAGGGCCGGGCCGTGAACGCCCACTCCGGCCTCGCCGGCCGCATCGGCTCGTGGCTCACCCACGAGCGGCTGGGCTTCAACTGCCGGCTCTCGGAGATCGCCGCCGCCCTGGGCGTCGTGCAGATGCAGCGGCTCGACGAGATGCTCGAGAAGCGTCGCCGCGTCGCCGGCTGGTACACGCAGCACCTGATGGACGCGCCCGAGCTGGTGCTGCCCCAGCCCGAGCCCGGCAGCGAGGGCCAGCACTCCTGGTTCGTCTACGTCGTGCGGCTGTCCAGCGGCTTCGGGCCCGCCGAGCGCGACGCCGTGATCGACGGCCTCCGCAAGCACGACATCGGCGCGAGCAACTACTTCCCCTGCATCCATCTGCAGCCCTTCTACCGGGAGGTGCTCGGCGACCTCTCGGGGCGGTTCCCCGTGGCCGAGCGGGCGAGCGGCAAGACGATCGCGCTGCCCTTCTTCCCCGACCTCGACGAGACCCGGGTCGAGCTGGTCTGCCGCCGCCTCCGCGACCTGATCGCCGCCGAGGGCTTGCGACGCGCCTGA
- the argS gene encoding arginine--tRNA ligase, whose product MPERPTDPQIQLEAAIHRAIRRALPDAPADAEPMLRPASDPRFGDFQANAAMGLAKQLKRKPREVAEAIAAALGDAGGLLAGPAAVAGPGFLNLTLSAEALGELAAGLDPTRPGEPTGTTVVVDYGSPNLAKEMHVGHLRSSVIGDALCRVLERRGDRVIRQNHIGDWGTQFGMLLEHLIETGWADREGEDRAIGDLNELYQQAKRRDDADPAFAESARRRVVALQAGEPEARAFWRSLIGESLRHMNEVFARLGLLLDDGDLKPESAYNEALGPLCRRLESGGHATRSDGALCVFVAGFETPLIIEKSDGGHGYATTDLAAAAHRVKELGGDRLVYVVDSRQREHFQKFFAAARDAGLADAQTRMDHAAFGTILGPDKRPFKTRDGGTVKLTDVLDEAVEKATAVVAQKNPDLPADEREAVGRLVGIGAVKYADLSGDRVKDYVFDWGRMLALEGNTAPYLQYSYARIRSIFRKGGVDFEAADLPPIAAEAPAERALVLHLARYAATLDAVADSLEPHRLAAWAFELATLYHRFYEACPVLKDGHEATRGSRLALSRLVAEALEDALGLLGIGVPERM is encoded by the coding sequence ATGCCTGAGCGACCGACCGACCCGCAGATCCAGCTCGAGGCCGCGATCCACAGAGCCATCCGCCGGGCGCTGCCCGATGCGCCGGCCGATGCCGAGCCGATGCTGCGGCCGGCAAGCGACCCCCGTTTCGGGGACTTCCAGGCGAACGCGGCGATGGGGCTGGCGAAGCAGCTGAAGCGGAAGCCGCGGGAGGTGGCGGAGGCGATCGCCGCCGCGCTCGGCGACGCCGGCGGGCTGCTCGCGGGCCCGGCCGCGGTCGCGGGGCCGGGGTTTCTGAACCTGACGCTGTCGGCGGAGGCGCTCGGCGAGCTGGCGGCCGGGCTCGACCCGACGCGGCCGGGCGAGCCGACGGGCACGACGGTGGTCGTCGACTACGGGAGCCCGAACCTCGCGAAGGAGATGCACGTGGGGCACCTGCGGTCGTCGGTGATCGGCGACGCGCTGTGCCGGGTTCTGGAGCGACGCGGCGACCGGGTCATCCGGCAGAACCACATCGGCGACTGGGGAACGCAGTTCGGGATGCTGCTCGAGCACCTGATCGAGACCGGCTGGGCGGATCGCGAGGGCGAGGATCGGGCCATCGGCGACCTCAACGAGCTGTACCAGCAAGCGAAGCGGCGCGACGATGCGGATCCCGCCTTCGCCGAATCGGCCCGGAGGCGGGTCGTGGCGCTGCAGGCGGGCGAGCCGGAGGCGCGGGCGTTCTGGCGCTCGCTGATCGGCGAGTCGCTGCGGCACATGAACGAGGTGTTCGCGCGGCTGGGGCTGCTGCTCGACGACGGCGACCTCAAGCCGGAGTCGGCGTACAACGAGGCGCTCGGCCCGCTCTGCCGGCGGCTCGAATCGGGCGGCCACGCGACGCGGAGCGACGGGGCGCTGTGCGTGTTCGTCGCGGGCTTCGAGACGCCGCTGATCATCGAGAAGTCCGACGGCGGCCACGGCTACGCCACGACCGACCTGGCGGCCGCGGCGCACCGGGTGAAGGAGCTCGGCGGCGACCGGCTCGTGTACGTGGTGGACTCGCGGCAGCGGGAGCACTTCCAGAAGTTCTTCGCGGCCGCTCGCGACGCCGGCCTCGCCGACGCGCAGACGCGGATGGACCACGCCGCCTTCGGCACGATCCTCGGGCCCGACAAGCGGCCCTTCAAGACGCGCGACGGCGGGACGGTGAAGCTGACCGACGTGCTGGACGAGGCGGTCGAGAAGGCGACGGCGGTGGTGGCGCAGAAGAACCCGGATCTGCCGGCGGACGAACGCGAGGCGGTGGGGCGGCTGGTCGGGATCGGCGCGGTCAAGTACGCCGACCTCTCGGGCGACCGGGTCAAGGACTACGTGTTCGACTGGGGGAGGATGCTCGCGCTGGAGGGCAACACGGCCCCGTACCTGCAGTACAGCTACGCCCGCATCCGCAGCATCTTCCGCAAGGGCGGGGTCGACTTCGAGGCGGCGGACCTCCCTCCGATCGCGGCGGAGGCGCCCGCCGAGCGGGCGTTGGTGCTGCACCTCGCCCGCTACGCCGCGACGCTCGACGCCGTGGCCGACAGCCTGGAACCGCACCGCCTCGCCGCGTGGGCCTTCGAGCTGGCGACGCTGTACCACCGTTTCTACGAGGCCTGCCCGGTGCTCAAGGACGGGCACGAGGCGACCCGCGGCAGCCGCCTTGCGCTCTCGCGCCTCGTCGCGGAGGCGCTGGAGGATGCGCTGGGCCTGCTGGGCATCGGCGTGCCGGAGCGGATGTAG
- a CDS encoding response regulator transcription factor → MPLLRSHPESPPAGAARTVRVVLVDDHPIVRRGLAELINDESDLDVVGEASSIAEAHRELERLKPDVALVDLSLGDGHGLELIKQINGNGWKIRMLVCSMLDESLYVDRVLRAGASGYLRKDLATDHIVAAVRRVAAGEVYLSEAAAARVATQKSTDGEPGPSAVEQLSDRELEVFEMIGDGMGSREIAATLHLSVKTVETYREKIKAKLRLKNGNELTRHAIHERIRKSEQS, encoded by the coding sequence ATGCCCCTGCTTCGATCCCACCCCGAGAGCCCGCCCGCCGGCGCGGCCCGCACCGTCCGCGTCGTCCTCGTCGACGACCACCCGATCGTCCGCCGCGGCCTCGCGGAGCTCATCAACGACGAGAGCGACCTCGACGTCGTCGGCGAGGCCTCCAGCATCGCGGAGGCGCACCGCGAGCTCGAACGCCTCAAGCCCGACGTCGCTCTCGTGGACCTGTCCCTGGGGGACGGCCACGGGCTCGAGCTCATCAAGCAGATCAACGGCAACGGCTGGAAGATCCGCATGCTCGTCTGCTCGATGCTCGACGAATCCCTCTACGTCGATCGGGTGCTGCGTGCCGGCGCCTCGGGCTACCTCCGCAAGGACCTCGCGACGGACCACATCGTCGCCGCCGTCCGGCGGGTGGCCGCCGGCGAGGTGTACCTCTCCGAAGCCGCCGCCGCCCGGGTCGCCACGCAGAAGAGCACCGACGGCGAGCCGGGCCCTTCCGCGGTCGAGCAGCTCTCGGATCGCGAGCTGGAGGTCTTCGAGATGATCGGCGACGGCATGGGCTCCCGCGAGATCGCCGCCACGCTGCACCTCTCGGTGAAGACCGTCGAGACCTACCGCGAGAAGATCAAGGCGAAGCTGCGCCTCAAGAACGGCAACGAGCTCACGCGGCACGCGATCCACGAGCGGATCCGCAAGAGCGAGCAGAGCTGA
- a CDS encoding PAS domain-containing sensor histidine kinase: MDSSPPTPPEPAEPADTVEGLRARLRRSEDRFHAAAGGMLDAFYLLDAVRDAEGTIIDFRFTELNENGADIIGRRRADVIGQRLCELLPINRERGYFELYARVVESGEPMLREDSFAEADGIHASWLQFQAVKVGDGVAIHTKNITQRKRQEHETQRLYNELRMIFNAVPALIFFKDCHNNVLRVNQAVADLMGMPLDRIEGRSTEELFPEEAASYYADDMDVLKSGVAKLGYVEKQTLPSGKRIWLRTDKSPLYDADGEPLGVLAVVTDITEQRQSALQAAVLEKAVEERQAMGRNLHDGIGQQFTGVRMLIEKVRRQVKRGEVPKLSALDEIAEVVASASTEVRRMISGLTPERIAVEELPVALGQVASNVQNFYGVPATSRCMPVVGVLQEEAANHFLAMAQEAAINAARHADAELIEIELLVDDAALVLSVTDDGCGTSCEGSGMLDSESTGRGMQILGYRASEVGGRLEIGRPGSSGSPLPTGSGRGTCVRVTVPR, translated from the coding sequence TTGGACTCTTCGCCGCCCACACCACCCGAACCCGCCGAGCCCGCCGACACGGTCGAGGGGCTCCGTGCCCGGCTGCGCCGATCCGAGGACCGGTTCCACGCCGCGGCGGGGGGCATGCTCGACGCCTTCTATCTGCTCGACGCCGTCCGCGACGCGGAGGGCACGATCATCGACTTCCGCTTCACGGAGCTCAACGAAAACGGCGCGGACATCATCGGGCGGCGTCGCGCGGACGTCATCGGGCAGCGGCTCTGCGAGCTGCTCCCCATCAACCGGGAACGCGGCTACTTCGAGCTCTACGCCCGCGTCGTCGAGAGCGGCGAGCCGATGCTCCGCGAAGACAGCTTCGCGGAGGCGGACGGCATCCACGCGTCGTGGCTCCAGTTCCAGGCGGTGAAGGTCGGCGACGGCGTCGCGATCCACACCAAGAACATCACCCAGCGGAAGCGGCAGGAGCACGAGACCCAGCGGCTCTACAACGAGCTGCGGATGATCTTCAACGCGGTTCCGGCGCTCATCTTCTTCAAGGACTGCCACAACAACGTGCTGCGTGTGAACCAGGCGGTGGCGGACCTGATGGGGATGCCGCTGGACCGGATCGAGGGCCGCAGCACCGAGGAGCTGTTCCCGGAGGAGGCCGCGAGCTACTACGCCGACGACATGGACGTGCTCAAGAGCGGCGTCGCCAAGCTCGGGTACGTGGAGAAGCAGACCCTCCCCTCGGGCAAGCGGATCTGGCTGCGGACCGACAAGTCTCCGCTCTACGACGCCGACGGCGAGCCGCTGGGCGTGCTCGCCGTCGTTACCGACATCACCGAGCAGCGCCAGTCGGCGCTGCAGGCGGCGGTGCTGGAGAAGGCGGTGGAGGAGCGCCAGGCGATGGGCCGCAACCTCCACGACGGCATCGGCCAGCAGTTCACCGGCGTGCGGATGCTCATCGAGAAGGTCCGCCGCCAGGTGAAGCGGGGCGAGGTGCCGAAGCTCTCCGCCCTCGACGAGATCGCCGAGGTGGTGGCGTCGGCGAGCACCGAGGTCCGCCGGATGATCTCGGGGTTGACGCCCGAGCGGATCGCCGTGGAAGAGCTGCCGGTGGCGCTGGGCCAGGTGGCGTCGAACGTGCAGAACTTCTACGGCGTGCCCGCCACGAGCCGCTGCATGCCGGTGGTCGGCGTGCTGCAGGAGGAGGCGGCCAACCACTTCCTCGCGATGGCGCAGGAGGCGGCGATCAACGCCGCCCGCCACGCCGACGCCGAGCTCATCGAGATCGAGCTCCTGGTCGACGACGCGGCGCTGGTGCTCAGCGTGACCGACGACGGCTGCGGCACGTCCTGCGAGGGCTCCGGCATGCTGGACTCCGAGAGCACCGGCCGCGGGATGCAGATCCTCGGCTACCGGGCTTCGGAGGTCGGCGGCCGCCTGGAGATCGGCCGGCCCGGCAGCTCGGGCTCGCCGCTGCCCACCGGCAGCGGCCGCGGCACGTGCGTCCGGGTCACCGTGCCCCGCTGA
- the guaA gene encoding glutamine-hydrolyzing GMP synthase yields the protein MSTTPPAPAFDVTADLPPGVVGQAVPILDFGSQYVQLIARRVREQGVYAVLVPPDLPVEEIDRLDPRGIILSGGPSSVHEEGSPRPDPRLLDHYLGRGVPVLGICYGMQVGCQLLGAEVQPAASREYGRVKLTSGVHEDAFLKGIPCETTAWMSHGDQVNTLPGADFVPLASTPTCPYAAVRHRTRPFFGVQFHPEVTHTPHGKDLLANFLFDACGCDGSWTMADFVEGESERIRRTVGEDRVILGLSGGVDSSVVAALLAKSIGRRCTCIFVDNGLLRTGERQLVEHTFRGHFDVDLRVVDASEAFLADLAGVTDPQEKRRRIGSRFIDVFKASADAIAGEGGGGPVKFLAQGTLYPDVIESGHGHTGAAANIKLHHNVGGLPERLGFSLLEPLRNLFKDEVRKLGEVLGLPEAMVWRHPFPGPGLAVRILGEVEPSGLAMIRRSDEILLEELVAANLYRKTAQVFAVLLPVKSVGVMGDGRTHEQVVAIRAVESQDFMTADWARLPYEVLATVSNRIINEVRGVNRVVYDISSKPPATIEWE from the coding sequence ATGAGCACCACGCCCCCCGCCCCCGCATTCGACGTCACCGCCGACCTGCCGCCCGGCGTCGTCGGGCAGGCCGTGCCGATCCTGGATTTCGGCAGCCAGTACGTGCAGCTGATCGCGCGGCGCGTGCGTGAGCAGGGCGTGTACGCCGTCCTCGTCCCGCCGGACCTGCCCGTGGAGGAGATCGACCGGCTCGATCCCCGCGGGATCATCCTCTCCGGCGGCCCGTCCTCGGTTCACGAGGAAGGTTCGCCGCGGCCGGATCCGCGGCTGCTCGACCACTACCTCGGCCGAGGCGTGCCGGTGCTGGGCATCTGCTACGGGATGCAGGTCGGCTGCCAGCTGCTCGGGGCCGAGGTGCAACCCGCCGCGTCGCGCGAGTACGGGCGCGTGAAGCTCACCAGCGGCGTGCACGAGGACGCCTTCCTCAAGGGCATCCCCTGCGAGACCACCGCCTGGATGTCCCACGGCGACCAGGTGAACACGCTGCCCGGCGCGGACTTCGTGCCGCTGGCGTCCACGCCGACCTGCCCGTACGCGGCCGTCCGCCACCGCACCCGGCCGTTCTTCGGCGTGCAGTTCCACCCCGAGGTGACGCACACGCCGCACGGGAAGGACCTGCTCGCCAACTTCCTCTTCGACGCCTGCGGCTGCGACGGCAGCTGGACGATGGCCGACTTCGTCGAGGGCGAGAGCGAGCGGATCCGGCGGACGGTCGGCGAGGACCGCGTGATCCTCGGGCTGTCCGGGGGCGTGGACTCCTCGGTGGTCGCGGCCCTGCTCGCGAAGTCGATCGGCCGGAGGTGCACCTGCATCTTCGTCGACAACGGCCTCCTGCGGACCGGGGAGCGGCAGCTGGTCGAGCACACCTTCCGCGGGCACTTCGACGTGGACCTCCGCGTGGTGGACGCGAGCGAAGCCTTCCTCGCCGACCTCGCGGGCGTGACCGATCCGCAGGAGAAACGCCGAAGGATCGGCTCCCGCTTCATCGACGTCTTCAAGGCCTCCGCCGACGCCATCGCCGGCGAGGGCGGCGGCGGCCCCGTGAAGTTCCTCGCCCAGGGCACGCTCTACCCCGACGTCATCGAGAGCGGCCACGGCCACACCGGCGCCGCCGCCAACATCAAGCTGCACCACAACGTCGGCGGCCTGCCCGAGCGGCTGGGCTTCTCGCTGCTCGAGCCGCTGCGGAACCTCTTCAAGGACGAGGTCCGCAAGCTCGGCGAGGTGCTCGGCCTGCCCGAGGCGATGGTCTGGCGCCACCCCTTCCCGGGCCCGGGCCTCGCGGTGCGGATCCTCGGCGAGGTGGAGCCGAGTGGCCTGGCGATGATCCGCCGGTCCGACGAGATCCTCCTCGAGGAGCTCGTCGCCGCGAACCTGTACCGCAAGACCGCGCAGGTGTTCGCGGTGTTGCTGCCGGTGAAGTCCGTGGGCGTCATGGGCGACGGCCGCACGCACGAGCAGGTCGTTGCGATCCGGGCCGTCGAGAGCCAGGACTTCATGACCGCGGACTGGGCCCGCCTCCCCTACGAGGTGCTCGCGACGGTGAGCAACCGCATCATCAACGAGGTCCGCGGCGTGAACCGCGTCGTCTACGACATCAGCTCCAAGCCGCCGGCGACCATCGAGTGGGAGTGA
- a CDS encoding DUF481 domain-containing protein, which translates to MKNLSGRPLPSPPSLALLIAAGLAPAAAANAQVELANGDTLDAAVVPTDGVDEEGNPVVTLDHPSLGLITVPASAVAPEDRGVSGASGTAAEAANAMTEVIDSVLFPGWDKTLSAGFNGRTGNTETLSFYGAFRTGIEDERRRWDVKADYFRATEDGEATESNLIFRADRDWLVPGEDYFYFARGTAEYDQFEAWEQRLGLYGGVGYQFLDDDRHSLLGRVGVGAIYEFGGNEDFTVEGLIGIEYAYQITENQSIELRNTTYPALDPFFAEFRNVTELNYKVQIAAGDGLSLKLGVYNEYESEVDDGLDNNDFKYFGALVYDF; encoded by the coding sequence ATGAAGAACCTTTCCGGTCGCCCTCTCCCGTCCCCTCCCTCCCTCGCCCTGCTGATCGCCGCCGGCCTCGCCCCCGCGGCCGCCGCGAACGCTCAGGTCGAACTCGCCAACGGCGACACCCTCGACGCGGCCGTCGTGCCCACCGACGGCGTCGACGAGGAAGGCAACCCGGTGGTCACGCTCGACCACCCCTCGCTGGGCCTGATCACCGTGCCGGCCTCTGCCGTCGCACCCGAAGACCGCGGCGTGAGCGGGGCCTCCGGAACCGCCGCCGAGGCGGCGAACGCGATGACGGAGGTCATCGACTCGGTGCTCTTCCCGGGCTGGGACAAGACGCTGAGCGCCGGCTTCAACGGCCGCACCGGCAACACCGAGACGCTGAGCTTCTACGGCGCCTTCCGCACCGGGATCGAGGACGAGCGCCGCCGCTGGGACGTGAAGGCCGACTACTTCCGCGCCACCGAGGACGGCGAGGCGACCGAGAGCAACCTCATCTTCCGCGCCGACCGCGACTGGCTCGTCCCCGGCGAGGACTACTTCTACTTCGCCCGCGGCACCGCCGAGTACGACCAGTTCGAGGCTTGGGAGCAGCGGCTGGGCCTGTACGGCGGCGTCGGCTACCAGTTCCTCGACGACGACCGGCACAGCCTGCTCGGCCGCGTGGGCGTGGGTGCGATCTACGAGTTCGGCGGCAACGAGGACTTCACGGTCGAGGGGCTGATCGGGATCGAGTACGCCTACCAGATCACCGAGAACCAGAGCATCGAGCTGCGGAACACCACCTACCCCGCGCTGGATCCGTTCTTCGCGGAGTTCCGCAACGTCACGGAGCTGAACTACAAGGTGCAGATTGCCGCCGGGGATGGGCTCTCGCTGAAGCTCGGCGTCTACAACGAGTACGAGTCGGAGGTGGACGACGGCCTCGACAACAACGACTTCAAGTACTTCGGTGCCCTGGTCTACGACTTCTGA
- a CDS encoding pyridoxal phosphate-dependent aminotransferase encodes MPSSSAPPAEPAAAADASPRPRARAAIEGLHAYVPGEQPTWADTARPLRPVVKLNTNENPYPPSPRALEAVAALPAEALRLYPPPASDRLRAAAAAALNHPAGRGFTAKSVIGTNGGDELLRLLITAFCEPAPMAAGSGPGTGGIGLTTPSYSLYGVLAGIHGATATEVPRDPDTLAPPEPETIAAAWNATGSRLGFVVNPHAPSGRREEAAWLVRLADAFEGLLVVDEAYADFADADAAGLVAPAGDARTDVLLLRSLSKGYALAGLRVGFGVGHPSLIALLDKARDSYNLDAYAQAAAAAALADRTHAEASWAAVRGERTRLTAALRERGFGVLDSQSNFVLARVAGGPGEARRLYLGLKSNDVLIRHFDTPALADRLRITVGTPEQVDLLLEVLDGLR; translated from the coding sequence GTGCCGTCGTCCTCCGCTCCGCCCGCCGAACCCGCCGCCGCCGCCGACGCCTCGCCGCGGCCGCGGGCGCGCGCCGCGATCGAGGGGCTGCACGCGTACGTGCCCGGGGAGCAGCCGACCTGGGCGGACACCGCCCGCCCGTTGCGGCCGGTGGTGAAGCTGAACACCAACGAGAATCCGTACCCCCCGTCGCCCCGGGCGCTGGAGGCGGTGGCGGCGCTGCCCGCGGAGGCGTTGCGGCTGTACCCGCCGCCGGCCTCCGACCGGCTGCGGGCGGCGGCGGCGGCGGCGTTGAATCACCCCGCAGGCCGCGGCTTCACGGCGAAGAGCGTGATCGGCACCAACGGCGGCGACGAGCTCCTGCGGCTGCTCATCACCGCCTTCTGCGAGCCGGCGCCCATGGCGGCGGGCTCGGGCCCGGGCACCGGCGGCATCGGGCTCACCACGCCCAGCTACTCGCTCTACGGCGTGCTCGCCGGCATCCACGGAGCGACCGCGACCGAGGTCCCGCGCGACCCCGACACGCTCGCCCCGCCCGAGCCCGAGACCATCGCCGCGGCGTGGAACGCGACCGGATCTCGCCTCGGCTTCGTCGTGAACCCGCACGCGCCCTCCGGACGCCGGGAGGAAGCCGCCTGGCTCGTGCGCCTCGCCGACGCCTTCGAGGGCCTGCTCGTCGTGGACGAGGCCTACGCCGACTTCGCCGACGCCGACGCGGCCGGGCTGGTCGCCCCCGCCGGCGACGCCCGGACCGACGTCCTGCTGCTGCGATCCCTCTCCAAGGGCTACGCCCTCGCCGGCCTGCGGGTCGGCTTCGGCGTCGGCCACCCCTCGCTGATCGCCCTGCTGGACAAGGCCCGCGACTCGTACAACCTCGACGCGTACGCCCAGGCCGCCGCGGCCGCCGCTCTCGCGGACCGCACGCACGCGGAGGCTTCCTGGGCCGCGGTCCGCGGCGAGCGAACCCGGCTGACGGCGGCCCTCCGCGAACGCGGCTTCGGCGTCCTCGATTCGCAGAGCAACTTCGTGCTCGCCCGCGTGGCCGGCGGGCCCGGCGAGGCTCGCCGGCTGTACCTGGGCCTCAAGAGCAACGACGTGCTGATCCGGCACTTCGACACGCCCGCCCTCGCCGACCGGCTGCGGATCACCGTCGGCACGCCCGAGCAGGTCGACCTGCTGCTCGAGGTGCTCGACGGTCTGCGGTAG